The following proteins are encoded in a genomic region of Populus nigra chromosome 16, ddPopNigr1.1, whole genome shotgun sequence:
- the LOC133676074 gene encoding protein LATERAL ORGAN BOUNDARIES-like has translation MASSSSYNSPCAACKFLRRKCMPGCIFAPYFPPEEPQKFANVHKIFGASNVTKLLNELLPHQREDAVNSLAYEAEARVRDPVYGCVGAISFLQRQVHRLQKELDSANADLIRYACNEIPTALPAPPGASSIQSMAPRQRPVEYNNRRMGNEGGYYQAPGMPIPYTLPWNDNPSGDSNEGGGEGNM, from the coding sequence ATGGCTTCATCCAGCTCTTACAACTCTCCCTGTGCTGCCTGCAAGTTCTTGAGGAGGAAATGCATGCCAGGCTGCATTTTTGCACCTTACTTCCCACCAGAGGAACCTCAAAAATTTGCCAATGTTCACAAGATCTTTGGAGCAAGCAATGTGACCAAGCTCCTCAATGAGCTTCTCCCTCACCAAAGAGAGGATGCAGTGAACTCCCTTGCATACGAAGCCGAGGCAAGAGTAAGGGACCCGGTTTATGGCTGTGTTGGTGCTATCTCCTTTCTCCAGAGACAAGTTCATAGGCTCCAGAAGGAACTTGATTCTGCCAATGCTGATCTGATTCGCTATGCCTGCAATGAAATCCCAACTGCATTGCCTGCACCACCAGGGGCAAGCTCAATTCAATCAATGGCTCCTCGTCAAAGGCCGGttgaatataataatagaagGATGGGCAATGAAGGGGGTTACTATCAAGCTCCAGGCATGCCAATACCTTACACTCTTCCTTGGAATGATAACCCTTCAGGGGATTCCaatgaaggaggaggagaagggaaCATGTGA